The Mytilus trossulus isolate FHL-02 chromosome 3, PNRI_Mtr1.1.1.hap1, whole genome shotgun sequence genome contains a region encoding:
- the LOC134712849 gene encoding UNC5C-like protein isoform X2: MATGDAGLIIAVLVLLLVIGLGLFGAFLCWKLREQHSSINNLQDQLEKLKEYDNHRITELEKQIKYLKASIQADKGESSEIVDETVTFRQKKVSNDDIHVDVDDILPNNPQHQDRLIKPSMVIKIGKDITNAHGNVQLDSQVVAIAQNNYKHKTKSKNLIGIDEMDFAFKEGDKSFMSETTRRQTIYNGRPTSVLINESSFHEEKGNSEKGIFVHKTLGKSGGVLQVLGIQLVIPSDALTEDTQLTVGVTWDASIYPSLTKQSSLLSPVVVCQPAVKFLKPVILSFPHCAVHEKENWILKVLNRENDLHCENGEWRDLNEVDAGDIDINNNKVVLKLRHFTLYAVVGESLEGKTAAKAVKLLAFTSPLQRDKMFTVRIYCINNYDEIKEIKKEAMKLNEKQADILQPLFIRDNGEDVTVSLINVSKGWKTDGGKSQNIDFECIWHCLSPSCKFLFHPETTVNKIVCDFNYNQHTSTKVRSLKVAQEQIQFLPLALKEDVGPEHKLLQKMILKLDPKSDNDYRILAEKIGYTYEQIKWLETQDSPTEILLDKWISGGKLVSDLKGHLSDIGRLDVLSEIEEYESSIA, encoded by the exons ATGGCAACT GGAGATGCTGGTCTAATTATTGCTGTACTTGTTCTGCTACTAGTAATAGGCCTTGGTTTATTCGGAGCATTCCTTTGTTGGAAACTCCGCGAACAACATTCAAGCATAAACAATTTGCAGGACCAGCTGGAAAAGTTAAAAGAATATGATAATCATAGAATAACcgaattagaaaaacaaatcaaatatttaaaagcaagCATTCAAGCTGACAAAGGCGAATCGTCAGAAATAGTTGATGAAACAGTTACTTTCAGACAAAAGAAAGTTAGCAATGACGACATACATGTGGATGTCGATGATATTCTACCGAACAATCCACAACACCAGGACCGTTTAATCAAACCATCAATGGTCATTAAAATTGGAAAAGATATCACTAATGCCCACGGAAATGTACAACTGGATTCTCAAGTTGTTGCAATTGCCCAGAATAAttacaaacataaaacaaaGTCAAAAAATCTAATTGGAATTGATGAAATGGACTTTGCCTTCAAAGAGGGAGACAAATCTTTCATGTCCGAGACAACAAGGCGACAAACAATTTATAATGGGAGGCCAACCTCTGTACTGATAAACGAGTCTTCGTTTCACGAGGAAAAGGGAAATTCTGAGAAAGgtatttttgtgcataaaacTTTAGGTAAATCAGGAGGCGTTCTTCAGGTTTTGGGAATACAACTAGTGATTCCAAGTGATGCTTTAACAGAAGATACACAACTTACTGTCGGAGTAACTTGGGATGCATCTATTTATCCATCACTTACTAAACAAAGCTCTTTATTGAGCCCAGTAGTCGTTTGCCAACCTGCAGTTAAGTTCCTTAAGCCTGTAATTTTATCATTCCCTCATTGTGCTGTTCATGAAAAGGAAAACTGGATACTCAAAGTATTGAACAGAGAAAATGATTTGCATTGTGAGAATGGTGAATGGAGAGACCTTAATGAAGTGGATGCTGGAGACattgatataaacaacaataaagtaGTATTAAAGTTGAGACATTTCACGCTATATGCAGTTGTTGGAGAAAGCTTGGAAGGGAAAACAGCAGCAAAGGCAGTGAAACTTTTAGCCTTTACTTCTCCTTTACAAAGAGATAAAATGTTCACTGTTCGAATCTATTGTATCAATAACTATGATGAAATTAAG GAAATTAAAAAGGAGGCAATGAAGCTTAATGAGAAACAGGCTGATATTCTACAGCCATTGTTTATTCGTGATAATGGTGAAGATGTGACTGTAAGCttaataaatgtttcaaaaggATGGAAAACTGATGGTGGAAAATCTCAG AATATTGACTTTGAATGCATATGGCACTGTTTATCACCATCCTGTAAGTTTCTTTTTCATCCTGAGACAACTGTTAACAAAATAGTCTGTGATTTCAACTACAACCAACATACATCAACAAAGGTGCGAAGTCTGAAAGTTGCTCAAGAACAAATACAG tttttaccTCTTGCCTTGAAGGAAGACGTAGGCCCAGAGCATAAACTGcttcaaaaaatgattttgaaattagaTCCGAAATCAGACAATGATTACAGAATACTGGCTGAGAAAATTGGTTACAcatatgaacaaataaaatgGCTAGAAACACAAGACAGTCCTACAGAAATATTGCTAGACAAATGGATCAGTGGTGGGAAACTTGTTTCAGATTTGAAAGGTCATTTGTCGGACATTGGACGACTTGATGTTCTGTCAGAGATTGAGGAATATGAAAGCAGTATTGCCTAA
- the LOC134712849 gene encoding UNC5C-like protein isoform X1: MATGDAGLIIAVLVLLLVIGLGLFGAFLCWKLREQHSSINNLQDQLEKLKEYDNHRITELEKQIKYLKASIQADKGESSEIVDETVTFRQKKVSNDDIHVDVDDILPNNPQHQDRLIKPSMVIKIGKDITNAHGNVQLDSQVVAIAQNNYKHKTKSKNLIGIDEMDFAFKEGDKSFMSETTRRQTIYNGRPTSVLINESSFHEEKGNSEKGIFVHKTLGKSGGVLQVLGIQLVIPSDALTEDTQLTVGVTWDASIYPSLTKQSSLLSPVVVCQPAVKFLKPVILSFPHCAVHEKENWILKVLNRENDLHCENGEWRDLNEVDAGDIDINNNKVVLKLRHFTLYAVVGESLEGKTAAKAVKLLAFTSPLQRDKMFTVRIYCINNYDEIKEIKKEAMKLNEKQADILQPLFIRDNGEDVTVSLINVSKGWKTDGGKSQNIDFECIWHCLSPSCKFLFHPETTVNKIVCDFNYNQHTSTKVRSLKVAQEQIQFLPLALKEDVGPEHKLLQKMILKLDPKSDNDYRILAEKIGYTYEQIKWLETQDSPTEILLDKWISGGKLVSDLKGHLSDIGRLDVLSEIEEYESSIA, translated from the exons ATGGCGACT GGAGATGCTGGTCTAATTATTGCTGTACTTGTTCTGCTACTAGTAATAGGCCTTGGTTTATTCGGAGCATTCCTTTGTTGGAAACTCCGCGAACAACATTCAAGCATAAACAATTTGCAGGACCAGCTGGAAAAGTTAAAAGAATATGATAATCATAGAATAACcgaattagaaaaacaaatcaaatatttaaaagcaagCATTCAAGCTGACAAAGGCGAATCGTCAGAAATAGTTGATGAAACAGTTACTTTCAGACAAAAGAAAGTTAGCAATGACGACATACATGTGGATGTCGATGATATTCTACCGAACAATCCACAACACCAGGACCGTTTAATCAAACCATCAATGGTCATTAAAATTGGAAAAGATATCACTAATGCCCACGGAAATGTACAACTGGATTCTCAAGTTGTTGCAATTGCCCAGAATAAttacaaacataaaacaaaGTCAAAAAATCTAATTGGAATTGATGAAATGGACTTTGCCTTCAAAGAGGGAGACAAATCTTTCATGTCCGAGACAACAAGGCGACAAACAATTTATAATGGGAGGCCAACCTCTGTACTGATAAACGAGTCTTCGTTTCACGAGGAAAAGGGAAATTCTGAGAAAGgtatttttgtgcataaaacTTTAGGTAAATCAGGAGGCGTTCTTCAGGTTTTGGGAATACAACTAGTGATTCCAAGTGATGCTTTAACAGAAGATACACAACTTACTGTCGGAGTAACTTGGGATGCATCTATTTATCCATCACTTACTAAACAAAGCTCTTTATTGAGCCCAGTAGTCGTTTGCCAACCTGCAGTTAAGTTCCTTAAGCCTGTAATTTTATCATTCCCTCATTGTGCTGTTCATGAAAAGGAAAACTGGATACTCAAAGTATTGAACAGAGAAAATGATTTGCATTGTGAGAATGGTGAATGGAGAGACCTTAATGAAGTGGATGCTGGAGACattgatataaacaacaataaagtaGTATTAAAGTTGAGACATTTCACGCTATATGCAGTTGTTGGAGAAAGCTTGGAAGGGAAAACAGCAGCAAAGGCAGTGAAACTTTTAGCCTTTACTTCTCCTTTACAAAGAGATAAAATGTTCACTGTTCGAATCTATTGTATCAATAACTATGATGAAATTAAG GAAATTAAAAAGGAGGCAATGAAGCTTAATGAGAAACAGGCTGATATTCTACAGCCATTGTTTATTCGTGATAATGGTGAAGATGTGACTGTAAGCttaataaatgtttcaaaaggATGGAAAACTGATGGTGGAAAATCTCAG AATATTGACTTTGAATGCATATGGCACTGTTTATCACCATCCTGTAAGTTTCTTTTTCATCCTGAGACAACTGTTAACAAAATAGTCTGTGATTTCAACTACAACCAACATACATCAACAAAGGTGCGAAGTCTGAAAGTTGCTCAAGAACAAATACAG tttttaccTCTTGCCTTGAAGGAAGACGTAGGCCCAGAGCATAAACTGcttcaaaaaatgattttgaaattagaTCCGAAATCAGACAATGATTACAGAATACTGGCTGAGAAAATTGGTTACAcatatgaacaaataaaatgGCTAGAAACACAAGACAGTCCTACAGAAATATTGCTAGACAAATGGATCAGTGGTGGGAAACTTGTTTCAGATTTGAAAGGTCATTTGTCGGACATTGGACGACTTGATGTTCTGTCAGAGATTGAGGAATATGAAAGCAGTATTGCCTAA
- the LOC134712848 gene encoding netrin receptor UNC5B-b-like, with translation MTNSILLIATLIIAVTGLTLSVGVVVFLIYRYVCTKSKKYKSESTDGELSQIETNNRTDERITQNDHDIPLRRKDNDSAIDMQDISSRCSNQYDENDHVAQHFRCGVRSIGPQFTISINRKKANTSTSSDETANVYGHGQPDSQVVAIAQSYYKEKTNSTDIVGIDDMDIINHKQKRKYMLERQNAIDRPTSLLFINPQTSCDDNNLPQEGAFVHRLVTKGGGELTVLGVRLEIPNGALEEDTQVTLGITWDSSLYPQLTKSCTMLSPVVVCQPSIRFLKPVKLSFPHSAVSHDKDWKLLVYYRENDIHETNTEWKKLDSDETCSTEITPNQVVLYLNHFTLYTLIGESLEGRTAVKAVKLLAFTTPFQISRMFTVRIYCINNYEDDSAEMKNIIKSSKELNEKQADVPQPLFIQDNGEDISVSLSKLSNGWENDGNMCQMIDFKSVWNSLSPSCKFLIHPSGHSERKIVCEFTYSQKPSEKERTLKVSDEYREISPLALKKHPGTQRKVMKDLILKLDIKGERDYRLLAEKIGYSYEQIRWLEQQSCPKSPTEIILEKWIGDGRGLQELKPHLHQMGRLDAVSAIEDKNT, from the exons ATGACTAAT TCAATTCTTTTGATAGCTACGTTGATCATTGCAGTAACTGGACTAACACTTTCTGTAGGAGTAGtggtatttttaatatatagatatgtgtGTACAAAGAGTAAGAAATATAAGTCTGAATCAACTGATGGTGAGTTAAGTCAAATTGAAACCAataatagaacagatgaacgaATCACACAAAATGACCATGACATTCCTCTACGAAGGAAAGACAATGATAGTGCTATTGACATGCAGGATATTTCTTCTAGATGTTCCAATCAATATGATGAAAATGATCACGTGGCACAACACTTTCGATGTGGTGTGCGCTCTATTGGTCCACAATTCACAATCAGTATTAATAGGAAGAAGGCGAATACAAGCACATCAAGCGATGAAACGGCAAATGTGTACGGTCATGGTCAGCCTGATTCGCAAGTTGTTGCAATTGCTCAAAgttattacaaagaaaaaacaaattccaCAGACATCGTAGGTATTGATGACATGGATATCATTAATCATAAACAGAAGAGAAAGTACATGCTAGAAAGACAGAATGCTATTGATAGGCCTACTTCATTACTGTTTATAAACCCTCAAACATCGTGTGATGATAATAACCTACCCCAGGAAGGGGCTTTTGTTCATAGATTGGTAACTAAAGGAGGTGGCGAATTAACTGTTTTAGGTGTGAGATTAGAGATACCTAATGGAGCACTAGAGGAAGACACACAAGTTACTTTGGGTATCACATGGGACTCTTCTCTTTATCCACAACTGACAAAATCCTGCACAATGTTAAGTCCTGTTGTTGTTTGTCAGCCATCAATTCGGTTTCTCAAACCGGTGAAATTATCTTTTCCTCACAGTGCAGTCAGTCACGACAAAGACTGGAAACTGTTAGTCTATTACAGAGAAAATGATATTCATGAAACAAATACGGAATGGAAGAAATTAGATTCCGATGAAACGTGTAGTACGGAGATTACACCAAATCAAGTAGTGCTGTATCTGAACCATTTCACATTATATACTCTCATTGGAGAAAGTTTGGAAGGAAGGACAGCCGTAAAAGCAGTTAAACTTTTAGCCTTTACCACTCCATTCCAGATCAGTAGAATGTTTACAGTTAGAATATATTGCATAAATAATTATGAAGACGATTCGGCTGAAATGAAG AATATCATAAAGTCATCGAAGGAACTAAATGAAAAGCAAGCAGATGTACCTCAGCCATTATTTATTCAAGACAATGGTGAAGATATTTCAGTCAGTCTATCAAAGCTGTCTAATGGATGGGAAAACGACGGTAATATGTGTCAG ATGATTGATTTTAAAAGTGTGTGGAACTCTCTTTCACCTTCATGTAAATTTCTGATACATCCGTCTGGACATTCGGAACGGAAAATTGTTTGTGAATTTACATACAGTCAGAAGCCATCCGAAAAAGAAAGAACTTTAAAAGTTTCCGATGAATATAGAGAG ATATCACCCTTAGCATTGAAAAAACATCCAGGGACACAAAGAAAAGTTATGAAggatttaattcttaaattagATATAAAAGGAGAAAGAGACTATAGACTTTTAGCAGAGAAAATTGGATACTCGTATGAACAAATCAGATGGTTAGAACAGCAAAGTTGTCCCAAAAGTCCAACAGAGATTATTCTTGAAAAATGGATTGGTGACGGACGTGGACTCCAAGAGTTGAAGCCTCATCTTCATCAAATGGGACGATTAGACGCTGTTTCCGCCATAGAAGACAAAAACACATGA